A DNA window from Vigna angularis cultivar LongXiaoDou No.4 chromosome 1, ASM1680809v1, whole genome shotgun sequence contains the following coding sequences:
- the LOC108343190 gene encoding uncharacterized protein LOC108343190 — protein sequence MKLEAARGGGCKYHPDNKQLQGVCPFCLRDKLLKLYDINNPTYPLPSPSQPFSYYMSHNHHHHHHRRHASSVVDSASSMVSFNYGLKKSNSIAFASGSRNTDREVNENRGGSKKMGVWSKLLKLTRKNGKEAFMHSRTVREGKSMHF from the coding sequence ATGAAGTTAGAAGCAGCAAGAGGAGGAGGGTGCAAGTACCACCCTGATAACAAGCAATTACAAGGTGTTTGTCCCTTTTGCTTAAGAGACAAACTTTTGAAGCTCTATGACATAAACAATCCAACTTATCCTCTTCCTTCACCTTCTCAACCCTTTTCTTATTATATGTCTCACaatcaccatcaccatcaccatcgTCGCCATGCTTCTAGCGTGGTGGATTCTGCCTCTTCCATGGTTAGTTTCAATTATGGATTGAAGAAGAGTAACTCCATTGCCTTTGCTTCAGGAAGCCGAAACACAGATAGGGAAGTCAATGAAAACCGCGGGGGGAGTAAGAAAATGGGTGTTTGGTCCAAGCTGCTCAAATTGACCAGAAAGAACGGTAAGGAGGCCTTCATGCATTCCAGGACAGTGAGGGAGGGAAAGAGTATgcatttttaa